The DNA segment CGAGCAGCGGCGGGGGCAGGCGGTGCACGAAGGACGAGGGCGCCTGGGCCCAGCGGTGGTCGATGCCGTCGGAGTGGAGCAGTACCGTGCCGCCGGGCGGCACGGGGAAGGTGCGCACGTGCGGCGGCGTCATGTTCAGCCCGGCGATGCCCGGCTGGCCGCTCAGGCGGTGGCCCAGGTCGAGCGGCGTCAGCACCACCACACGGACGTTGCCGACGCCGCAGTACTCCGCCTGCCCGGGGTGCAGCCGCAGCAGGCCGACGGCCGCCCCGCGGGTGCGCCGCAGCGCCCGGTGGAGGCCCGAGAGCAGCTCGGGCAGGGGGCTGTCGGGGCCGCGGTGGAAGGAGCGCAGGGCCACCTGCGCGGCCTCGGCGGCCTGCGGGCCGTGGCCGAGGCCGTCCACGACGAGTGCGGTGCGCACGGGGCCGTGGTCGACGACGGCGCAGGCGTCGCCGCTGTCCTTCTCCCGGTCGGCCGGGACGCAGAGGGCGCCCACCTCCTGGTCGGCCGCGGCCGTCTCGTCGGGCGCGGTCAGGCGGGCGCAGACGAGGGTCCCGGCCCCGGGCCGGGTGCGGATGGTGAGGGTGGTGGCTATCCGCTTCACGGCTCCGAGGCCGGCGCCGAGGGTGTTGTTGGTGGTGTAGCCGTCCGCGAGGCACTGCTGCAGCTCGCCGATGCCGGGTCCGTGGTCGGCGGCGAGGATCTCCATTCCGCCGCCCAGCGGCAGCGCCTGGATGAACAGCGCGCCGTTGGTCGCGTGATTGGCCAGATTGCTGGCCAGTTCCGAGGCGATGACCGCCGCCCGGTCGGGCAGCGCACCCGGCAGCCCGCACTGCCCGGCGACCGTCCGGGCTGTTTCGGCGGCCAGGTGCACGGCGCTGTAGTGGTCCACCGCGACGTGCGCCGTCGGCAGGGTGCCGGGGATCGTCAACGACTCGCCCATCGCGTGGCGATCACCGTCGTGCCCTGCCCGGGGGCGGAGCGGACCTCGAAGTCGTTCATCAGCCGCCGGGCGCCCCCCAGGCCGTGGCCCAGGCCCGCGCCGGTGGTGAAGCCGTCGGTCAGCGCGGTGCCGACGTCCGCGATGCCGGGTCCGTCGTCGGTGATCGTCAGACGGAGCCCGGCGGTGCCGCGCGCCATGAGGTGGTCGATGGTCACGGTGCCCCCTCCGCCGTGGATGTAGGCGTTGCGTGCCAGTTCGCTGGCCGCCGTGACCACCCGCGTCTGGTCGACGATGGTGAAGCCGGCCCGTACGGTGGCCGCCCGCACGGCGTGACGGACGGTCAGCAGGTCTTCCTCGGTCCGCACCTGGTGCACCGATGTGCTGCCCTCCGCCTCGGCGACATCTCGAACGACCGTGGCGAGGCCCGCCCCGTGGTCACTACTCCGTGCGGAACTCACGCAGCACCCCTCCGGAAGGCTGCAGGCTCTGGTGCCAGCCCAGCGCGGCCATGCCCTGCTCGGCGTTGAGCGCCGTCTCCACTCCGGTCAGCTGCAGTCCCAGCTCGACCAGCGTGATGGCGACCGGCGGCCGCATCCCGGCGACGATCACTCGGGCACCCAGCAGCCGCGCCATGGTGGTCAGCTCCATCAAAGTACGGGCCACGAAGGAATCGACGATTTCCAGCCGGGAGATGTCGATGAGGACACCGCGGGCCCGGTCGCTGGTGATGCGCGCGGTGAGTTCCTCGGTGAAGGCCACCGCCGACTTGTCGTCGAGCTCGTTGAGGAGCCCGGTGACCAGCACGTCGCCCAGTCGCAGGATCGGCACACCGGCCGAGGCGGGGACGTTCACCGCTGCGCCAGGGGAGCGGACTGCGAGGGCGCCGCGTCGGTGAGCTTCACGGCCTCCCCGAGGGCGTCGGCCAGGGTGGACCGGGTCATGATGGTCGACAGGTCGATGCCGAGCTGGGCGATCGTCTGGGCGATCGGCGGCCGGATCCCGCTGATGATGCAGTCGGCGCCCATGAGACGCACCGCGTTGACGGTGTGCATCAGGTGCTGGGCGACGGCCGTGTCGACGGTGGGCACGCCGGTGATGTCGATGACGGCGACCAGCGCCTCGTGCTCCTGGATGGCCTGGAGCACGTTCTCCATCACCACCTGGGTGCGCGCGGTGTCGAGGGTGCCGATCAGCGGGACGGCCAGGACCTGGCGCCACAGCCGGACGACCGGGGTGGAGACCTCCAGCAGCTGCTGGCTCTGCCGGCGGATGATCTCCTCGCGGCCCTCCACGAAGATCTCGAAGGACAGGGCGCCGGCGCTGTCCAGCAGGCGGTTGATCAGCACCGCGCTGTGAAAGAGGTCCTCGCCCTCCCGGGTGTGCCGCTGGACGGCCTTGAGCAGGGCCTCCTTCAGCGACAGCACGGCGAGCGACGTCGCGGTGGGCGAGACGCCCCTGCGGGCCCGCCGCAGGGAGATCTCGGAGACCGCCTGGTGGATCTCCTCGTGGGAGGTGACC comes from the Streptomyces angustmyceticus genome and includes:
- a CDS encoding SpoIIE family protein phosphatase codes for the protein MGESLTIPGTLPTAHVAVDHYSAVHLAAETARTVAGQCGLPGALPDRAAVIASELASNLANHATNGALFIQALPLGGGMEILAADHGPGIGELQQCLADGYTTNNTLGAGLGAVKRIATTLTIRTRPGAGTLVCARLTAPDETAAADQEVGALCVPADREKDSGDACAVVDHGPVRTALVVDGLGHGPQAAEAAQVALRSFHRGPDSPLPELLSGLHRALRRTRGAAVGLLRLHPGQAEYCGVGNVRVVVLTPLDLGHRLSGQPGIAGLNMTPPHVRTFPVPPGGTVLLHSDGIDHRWAQAPSSFVHRLPPPLLVASLVHSHRLPRDDATVLAARPRQRLP
- a CDS encoding ATP-binding protein, which encodes MSSARSSDHGAGLATVVRDVAEAEGSTSVHQVRTEEDLLTVRHAVRAATVRAGFTIVDQTRVVTAASELARNAYIHGGGGTVTIDHLMARGTAGLRLTITDDGPGIADVGTALTDGFTTGAGLGHGLGGARRLMNDFEVRSAPGQGTTVIATRWASR
- a CDS encoding STAS domain-containing protein, encoding MNVPASAGVPILRLGDVLVTGLLNELDDKSAVAFTEELTARITSDRARGVLIDISRLEIVDSFVARTLMELTTMARLLGARVIVAGMRPPVAITLVELGLQLTGVETALNAEQGMAALGWHQSLQPSGGVLREFRTE
- a CDS encoding STAS domain-containing protein, yielding MGSAEVAARERVTSVLREEADEISDRWVQLQLAQPVLDGEVTEAELGEEADGLLSALLSGLDRGLPVEQVVTSHEEIHQAVSEISLRRARRGVSPTATSLAVLSLKEALLKAVQRHTREGEDLFHSAVLINRLLDSAGALSFEIFVEGREEIIRRQSQQLLEVSTPVVRLWRQVLAVPLIGTLDTARTQVVMENVLQAIQEHEALVAVIDITGVPTVDTAVAQHLMHTVNAVRLMGADCIISGIRPPIAQTIAQLGIDLSTIMTRSTLADALGEAVKLTDAAPSQSAPLAQR